A stretch of DNA from Candidatus Flexicrinis affinis:
CTGGAATCACGGCGGCGCTCAGCTATGCAGCCAACGGTACCGCCCTTCACGCGCTCAAGCAGGCCGAGGAATCGAACTGGCGGCTGAGTTTTGACGTCAACTACCGGTCGCGGCTGTGGAGCGCGGCCGACGCCCAGACCGGGATCGAACCGTTCCTGCGCGTGGCCGATATCGCCTTCATCCCACTGCGCGACGCCCGCCTGATCTACAACTTGTCGGACTCGGTGCCGCTGGAACGCGTGCTCGACACGCTCGGCGCGTATTACCCGCAAACGGTGTGGGTGATGACGCTGGGCGCGGACGGCGCGATGGCGCGCGACCGCGACGGCACGATGTGGCGGCAGCCTGCCTATCCCGCGCACACCGTCTCGCGTATCGGCAGTGGCGACGCCTTCGATGCCGGCTTTCTCACCGCATTTCTCAACAATGCGCCGCTTCCCGAGGCGCTGCGCTGGGGTAATGCGTGCGCTGCGCTCAAGCGCAGTCAGCCCGGTGACATTGCCCGCCTGTCGGTCGCCGACGTCAAGCGGGTGATCGACGCCGGCACGGGAGATGTCCTCAGATAGTGGTCAGGAGTCAGGTGTCAGTATTCAGTGGTTAGGTGCAGAATGCCCACAACCGGTACTACCGACGATCACTCTGACTACTGACCACTGATCACTG
This window harbors:
- a CDS encoding sugar kinase codes for the protein MHYDVVTLGEPLLRLTPPRYKPLDKADIFEVEVGGSEANTAAGLAGLGLSVAYLTRLTDNPLGKLIADTLNGFGVDTSHITWTPRDRVGTYYYEDAAPPRQTRVVYDRAGSAASKMRPSDLPEALFGFEQARVLHLTGITAALSYAANGTALHALKQAEESNWRLSFDVNYRSRLWSAADAQTGIEPFLRVADIAFIPLRDARLIYNLSDSVPLERVLDTLGAYYPQTVWVMTLGADGAMARDRDGTMWRQPAYPAHTVSRIGSGDAFDAGFLTAFLNNAPLPEALRWGNACAALKRSQPGDIARLSVADVKRVIDAGTGDVLR